From the genome of Leptodactylus fuscus isolate aLepFus1 chromosome 1, aLepFus1.hap2, whole genome shotgun sequence, one region includes:
- the LOC142210837 gene encoding prostaglandin reductase 1-like isoform X3, whose amino-acid sequence MEVILVEAEYFSVDPYMRAYSKTKMKEGDVMIGTQVGRVLESSNSAFPVGSYVVSDAGWTTHSISQGKDITPLLPNWPDHIPKSLALGTIGMPGLTAYFGLKEICFAKKGEVVLVNGAAGAVGSLVGQIAKIIGCKVVGSAGSEDKVQYLKDIGFDEAFNYKTVGSLEEALKKASPEGYDCLFENVGGHFADVALLQMKKYGRIAVCGAIALYNDTTPRKGEYVHLPLIFQELRMEGFVVQRWQHRYNEGLEKLMQWVVEGKLKYHEHITKGFDNMPSAFIGMLKGDNIGKAIITSK is encoded by the exons GGCTTACAGTAAAACAAAGATGAAGGAGGGAGATGTCATGATCGGGACACAGGTTGGAAG AGTTTTGGAAAGTAGTAATTCTGCTTTTCCAGTCGGCAGTTATGTGGTTTCAGATGCTGGTTGGACAACTCATTCAATCTCTCAAGGCAAAGATATAACTCCTTTACTACCAAACTGGCCTGACCATATCCCTAAGTCCTTGGCTCTTGGAACAATCGGAATGCCAGG TTTAACGGCATATTTTGGCCTAAAAGAGATCTGTTTTGCGAAAAAAGGTGAAGTTGTTTTGGTGAATGGCGCTGCTGGGGCTGTCGGATCTTTAGTTGGTCAGATTGCAAAAATCATT GGTTGTAAAGTGGTTGGCTCTGCAGGCTCAGAAGACAAGGTTCAGTATCTGAAAGATATCGGCTTTGATGAAGCCTTCAACTATAAGACAGTGGGTTCATTGGAGGAGGCATTAAAGAAGGCATCGCCTGAGGGTTATGACTGTTTATTTGAGAAt GTTGGGGGACACTTTGCAGATGTGGCCTTACTACAGATGAAAAAATATGGAAGAATTGCTGTTTGTGGAGCTATTGCCCTATACAATGATACAACACCCAGAAAAG GAGAATATGTCCACCTTCCTTTGATCTTTCAAGAGTTGCGAATGGAAGGCTTTGTAGTACAACGGTGGCAACACAGATATAATGAGGGTTTGGAGAAACTGATGCAATGGGTTGTTGAG GGTAAACTAAAGTACCATGAGCACATAACCAAGGGATTTGACAACATGCCTTCTGCATTTATTGGGATGCTGAAAGGGGACAACATTGGAAAAGCCATCATAACTTCCAAATAA